The following proteins come from a genomic window of Winogradskyella sp. PC-19:
- the cdaA gene encoding diadenylate cyclase CdaA has product MSDINLFDFRLIDFVDVFLVAILLYYIYKLVRGTVAINIFIGILIIYLVWVVTDYLNMHLLYRIVDGFMKVGIIALIVVFQPEIRKFLLMVGSTNLSGKRRIFKNFKFLNSDTETTNDVEAIVNACVKMGASNTGALIVIERNNNLDFLTNTGDEMNITVSQPILESIFFKNSPLHDGALIIDNNIIKATRVILPVNNEVTIPKRFGLRHRAALGITEKTDALALVVSEETGSISYVKNAEFVMYKTKEELVDKIKKDLI; this is encoded by the coding sequence TTGAGCGACATTAATCTTTTCGATTTTAGACTAATAGACTTTGTTGATGTCTTTCTGGTGGCTATTCTGCTCTATTATATTTACAAATTAGTTAGAGGTACTGTTGCTATAAACATCTTTATAGGTATACTTATTATTTACTTAGTTTGGGTAGTTACTGATTACCTAAACATGCATCTACTCTATCGTATTGTCGATGGTTTCATGAAGGTTGGTATTATAGCCTTGATTGTGGTTTTTCAGCCAGAAATCAGAAAGTTTTTACTCATGGTTGGATCTACTAACCTGTCTGGTAAACGTCGTATTTTCAAAAACTTTAAATTTTTAAATAGCGATACAGAAACTACTAATGATGTCGAAGCTATAGTAAATGCTTGTGTAAAAATGGGAGCTTCAAACACTGGTGCTTTAATTGTTATTGAGCGTAACAATAATCTAGATTTTTTGACCAATACTGGTGATGAGATGAACATTACAGTATCACAACCCATCTTAGAAAGTATCTTTTTTAAAAATAGTCCGTTACACGATGGCGCTTTAATTATAGATAACAATATTATAAAAGCAACACGAGTTATTTTACCTGTAAATAATGAAGTTACCATACCAAAACGTTTTGGTTTAAGACATCGTGCAGCATTAGGTATTACTGAAAAAACAGATGCTTTAGCATTAGTTGTAAGTGAAGAAACGGGTAGTATTTCTTATGTGAAAAATGCAGAGTTTGTGATGTACAAAACCAAAGAAGAATTGGTAGATAAGATTAAGAAAGATTTGATCTAA
- the tpiA gene encoding triose-phosphate isomerase, translating to MRKHIVAGNWKMNNGLSQTQSLISDLKKQNQTSNAEVMIAPSYTNLWQAFQSLRQDDIEVIAQNMHFAEDGAYTGEVSAGMLKSIGVKTVILGHSERRAYFNETDTSLAKKVDAALANNLRVIFCFGEELADRKSGNEEVIVGSQIENALFHLDADAYKNIVLAYEPVWAIGTGETASPDQAQDMHAFIRKTLASKYGDKVADSVSILYGGSVKPNNAKEIFSKPDVDGGLIGGASLKAEDFFAIVNAF from the coding sequence ATGAGAAAACATATAGTTGCCGGTAACTGGAAAATGAATAACGGTTTGTCACAAACACAATCGTTGATTTCTGATTTAAAAAAACAAAATCAAACCTCAAATGCTGAGGTAATGATAGCTCCAAGCTATACAAATCTTTGGCAAGCATTTCAGTCACTAAGACAAGATGATATTGAAGTTATTGCACAGAACATGCATTTTGCAGAAGACGGCGCATATACTGGTGAAGTCAGTGCAGGTATGCTTAAAAGTATTGGTGTAAAAACGGTAATATTAGGGCATAGCGAGCGTCGTGCTTATTTTAACGAAACAGATACATCTCTAGCTAAAAAGGTAGATGCTGCTTTAGCTAATAATTTACGTGTTATCTTTTGTTTTGGAGAAGAATTAGCAGATAGAAAATCTGGTAACGAAGAGGTTATTGTTGGTAGCCAAATTGAGAATGCATTATTCCATTTAGATGCTGATGCTTATAAAAATATTGTATTGGCTTATGAGCCAGTTTGGGCAATCGGTACTGGCGAAACAGCAAGCCCTGACCAAGCTCAAGACATGCACGCTTTTATACGTAAAACATTAGCTAGTAAGTATGGAGATAAAGTTGCTGACAGTGTTTCTATCCTTTATGGCGGAAGCGTAAAACCAAACAATGCCAAAGAGATTTTTTCAAAACCAGACGTAGATGGTGGTTTGATTGGTGGTGCATCACTAAAAGCGGAAGATTTCTTTGCAATCGTTAATGCATTTTGA
- the folP gene encoding dihydropteroate synthase, with amino-acid sequence MTINCKGRLIDISQPKVMGVLNVTPDSFYDGGSYKDKADILRQVEKILTEGATFIDVGGYSSRPGADFVSEEEESNRVLPVIELILKEFPEALISIDTFRSQVAKKSIETGAALINDISAGKLDNKMIETVGKLGVPYIMMHMRGNPKTMQQQTNYEDLVKDVISYFGERIAEAHKAKINDIIIDPGFGFAKTLEQNFNLLNKMDLLKITDKPILAGVSRKSMIYKTLNATAKEALNGTTALNMMALENGASILRVHDVKEAMECITLFNKLKSN; translated from the coding sequence ATGACAATCAATTGCAAAGGGCGACTTATAGATATATCACAACCTAAAGTCATGGGTGTTTTGAATGTTACACCAGATTCGTTTTATGATGGCGGTAGCTATAAAGATAAAGCAGATATACTGAGACAAGTAGAAAAAATCTTGACTGAAGGTGCAACTTTTATTGATGTTGGTGGCTACAGTTCGCGTCCTGGTGCTGATTTTGTTTCTGAAGAAGAAGAGTCAAATCGTGTGCTACCTGTTATTGAATTAATATTAAAAGAATTTCCTGAAGCCTTAATCTCCATCGATACATTTAGAAGTCAAGTAGCCAAAAAATCTATTGAAACTGGTGCCGCATTGATTAATGATATTTCAGCAGGAAAACTAGACAACAAAATGATTGAGACTGTTGGTAAACTTGGTGTACCATACATTATGATGCATATGCGAGGTAATCCAAAAACTATGCAACAACAAACTAATTACGAAGATTTAGTCAAAGATGTTATTAGTTATTTTGGTGAACGAATAGCAGAAGCCCATAAAGCAAAAATTAACGATATTATTATTGACCCAGGTTTTGGTTTCGCAAAAACACTTGAACAAAATTTTAATCTGTTGAATAAAATGGACTTACTTAAAATAACAGACAAACCCATTTTAGCAGGTGTTTCCAGAAAATCAATGATTTACAAAACTTTAAACGCAACAGCAAAAGAAGCTTTGAATGGCACAACTGCTCTGAATATGATGGCTTTAGAAAATGGTGCATCTATACTACGCGTACATGATGTCAAAGAAGCTATGGAATGTATAACACTGTTTAACAAACTAAAATCCAACTAA
- the prmA gene encoding 50S ribosomal protein L11 methyltransferase, which produces MSNTIYIGYEFKVSPLQPAVEILIAELGYAGFESFVENQDGVTAYIQKEEWHTDVLDNIQVLDSDEFQITFEFNEIEQTNWNAEWEKNFKPIVVDNQVTVRAPFHDKPETAYDLVIEPKMSFGTGHHETTHMMIQHILKNDFKDKSVLDMGCGTGVLAILAEKVGANKLDAIDIDNWCYINSLENVERNDCNKISVYEGDVKLLDEKNYDIIIANINRNILLADISKYAKSLNKNGYLFLSGFYEDDISIIEAECAKNSLHLNDKIIRNNWASLMFNN; this is translated from the coding sequence ATGTCAAACACAATTTATATAGGTTACGAGTTTAAAGTTTCACCTTTACAACCAGCTGTTGAAATTCTAATTGCGGAATTAGGTTATGCTGGTTTTGAGAGTTTTGTAGAAAATCAAGACGGTGTTACAGCATACATTCAAAAAGAAGAATGGCACACAGATGTTTTAGATAATATTCAAGTTTTAGATTCTGATGAATTTCAAATTACTTTTGAATTTAATGAAATTGAGCAAACCAATTGGAATGCTGAATGGGAGAAGAACTTTAAGCCAATAGTTGTAGATAATCAAGTTACAGTTCGCGCACCTTTTCATGATAAGCCCGAAACTGCATATGATTTGGTTATAGAACCAAAAATGAGTTTTGGTACTGGACATCATGAAACGACGCATATGATGATTCAGCATATTCTAAAAAATGATTTTAAAGATAAATCGGTTTTAGATATGGGTTGTGGAACCGGTGTTTTAGCAATCTTAGCAGAAAAAGTTGGTGCCAATAAGCTAGATGCTATAGACATTGATAATTGGTGCTATATAAACAGTTTAGAAAATGTAGAGCGAAACGACTGTAATAAAATTTCAGTTTATGAAGGTGATGTTAAGCTTCTAGATGAAAAAAACTACGATATCATTATAGCGAATATTAATCGTAATATTCTGTTAGCTGATATATCTAAATATGCAAAATCTTTAAATAAAAATGGCTATCTCTTTTTAAGCGGTTTTTATGAAGACGATATTTCAATTATTGAAGCTGAGTGTGCCAAAAACTCATTGCATCTTAATGACAAAATTATTAGAAATAATTGGGCTTCTTTAATGTTTAATAATTAA
- a CDS encoding DUF3667 domain-containing protein: protein MVCKNCNKQLLDTQKFCDECGAKVIQNRLTPKILTQQINEEFISIDNKFLRTFIGLFKRPENVINGYIYGTRKKYINVLQYFAIGLTLAGIQFYIMKTFFIEQLENPFQFTGELKESNESTQKTIERFIGDGGNFQSLTYILSVPFSAVGTWLTYKFTGFKKFNFTEHVVINLYYSAQVIITSSILYIIASAVGINFLVSSILISLIIFFYQAYVFKRVTNHSSLESIARIIVSYFVVGIQVIILLMIFFLVAIILKTTNII, encoded by the coding sequence ATGGTTTGTAAAAATTGCAATAAACAACTCTTAGATACACAAAAATTCTGTGATGAATGTGGTGCTAAAGTCATACAAAACAGGCTTACTCCAAAAATTCTAACACAACAAATAAATGAAGAATTTATATCTATTGATAATAAATTTTTAAGAACGTTTATTGGTCTTTTCAAAAGACCAGAAAATGTTATTAATGGATACATTTATGGTACAAGAAAAAAATATATAAACGTGCTTCAGTATTTTGCAATTGGTTTGACATTAGCAGGAATTCAGTTTTATATAATGAAAACGTTTTTTATCGAACAATTAGAAAACCCTTTTCAATTCACTGGAGAATTAAAAGAAAGTAATGAATCTACCCAAAAAACTATAGAAAGATTCATTGGAGATGGTGGGAATTTTCAAAGCTTAACCTATATATTAAGTGTCCCTTTTTCTGCGGTTGGCACATGGTTAACCTATAAATTTACTGGCTTCAAAAAATTTAATTTCACTGAACATGTCGTAATTAACCTCTACTATTCTGCACAAGTCATTATTACCTCATCCATTCTTTATATTATAGCAAGTGCTGTAGGTATTAATTTTTTAGTTTCTTCTATACTTATATCTCTTATTATATTTTTTTACCAAGCTTATGTTTTTAAAAGAGTAACAAATCATAGTAGTTTAGAATCTATTGCACGAATCATAGTTTCTTATTTTGTCGTTGGTATTCAAGTTATAATACTTTTAATGATTTTCTTTTTAGTTGCCATTATACTAAAAACTACTAATATTATTTAA
- a CDS encoding ATP-dependent Clp protease adaptor ClpS, whose protein sequence is MDFQEKVKEQLLIEEEVVKQNEIVLFNDDVNTFDHVIDTLIYACDHEPLQAEQCAMLVHYKGKCAVKTGSYDDLKPRCSKLLQAGLSAEIQ, encoded by the coding sequence ATGGATTTTCAAGAGAAAGTAAAAGAACAGTTATTAATTGAAGAGGAAGTAGTCAAACAGAATGAAATAGTTTTGTTTAATGACGATGTTAACACGTTTGACCATGTCATCGATACTTTGATATATGCATGTGATCACGAACCGCTACAAGCAGAGCAGTGCGCAATGCTTGTTCACTATAAAGGAAAATGTGCCGTAAAAACAGGTTCTTATGATGATTTAAAACCACGATGTTCCAAATTATTGCAAGCTGGCCTGAGTGCAGAAATTCAATAA
- a CDS encoding BT_3928 family protein gives MKYIVQICRIFVGVLFIISGFIKLNDPLGFSYKLQEYFSSDVLNIPFLEPYALAISVFVVVLEVVLGVFLLIGYKKKFTIWMLLGMIVFFTFLTFYSAYFDKVKDCGCFGDALKLTPWESFTKDVVLLVLILVLYIGRKYIKPIFKSLPNSIISLLSFIVSLWFAYHVLMHLPAIDFRAYKIGNNLQDEMAIPEDAAKPIIEYTWTFKVNGEEQEFVTNGSYPNVEGGEYIGVETKEIDAGYIPSIQDFTIESDEEDLTNYFLEKDNLVMVTMYNVYNSEKEGLLKLKNFTDDAIKKGYTVIGLSASGNEAKQQLKADYNLNFETYLCDEKVVKTIVRANPGIFILENGTVVNKVHWNDIEDIQLKEIPESERDIIAKKDDGTVYVIDGKISTIEASNSIAEENIEEVYVYKDKEVVKRLLDSINSVDKTNYTSLVEIILKENQ, from the coding sequence ATGAAATACATAGTTCAAATTTGTAGAATTTTTGTTGGTGTTTTATTTATCATATCAGGATTTATAAAACTTAATGACCCTCTTGGTTTTTCTTATAAACTACAAGAATATTTTAGTTCAGACGTTTTAAATATTCCGTTTTTAGAGCCTTATGCATTAGCTATTTCTGTATTTGTAGTAGTCTTAGAAGTCGTTCTGGGTGTGTTTTTATTAATTGGTTACAAGAAAAAATTTACAATTTGGATGCTTTTAGGAATGATAGTATTTTTTACATTCCTAACGTTTTATTCGGCGTATTTTGATAAAGTAAAAGACTGTGGATGTTTCGGTGATGCTTTAAAATTAACACCATGGGAGAGTTTTACTAAAGATGTTGTACTTCTAGTTTTAATACTTGTGTTATATATTGGAAGAAAGTATATAAAACCAATTTTCAAAAGTTTACCAAATTCAATTATTTCCTTGTTGAGTTTTATTGTTTCGCTTTGGTTTGCTTACCATGTATTGATGCATTTGCCAGCAATAGATTTTAGAGCCTATAAGATTGGTAATAATTTGCAGGATGAAATGGCAATCCCAGAAGATGCAGCTAAACCAATAATAGAATATACGTGGACTTTTAAAGTTAACGGCGAAGAACAAGAATTTGTTACTAACGGAAGTTACCCTAATGTTGAAGGTGGCGAATATATCGGTGTCGAAACCAAGGAGATTGATGCAGGTTATATTCCTTCAATTCAAGATTTTACAATTGAATCAGATGAGGAAGATTTGACTAATTATTTCTTAGAGAAGGATAATCTTGTGATGGTTACAATGTATAATGTTTATAATTCTGAAAAAGAAGGTTTGTTAAAGCTAAAAAACTTTACGGACGATGCTATCAAAAAAGGTTATACGGTAATTGGATTATCAGCCTCAGGTAATGAAGCTAAGCAGCAACTAAAAGCAGACTATAATTTAAATTTTGAAACCTATTTGTGTGATGAAAAAGTGGTAAAAACAATTGTGCGTGCAAACCCTGGGATTTTTATCCTTGAAAACGGAACAGTGGTTAATAAAGTACATTGGAATGATATTGAAGATATTCAGCTTAAAGAAATTCCAGAGTCTGAAAGAGATATAATTGCAAAAAAAGATGATGGAACTGTATATGTAATTGACGGAAAAATTTCTACTATAGAAGCTTCGAATTCAATTGCAGAAGAGAACATAGAAGAAGTATATGTTTATAAAGATAAAGAAGTAGTTAAAAGGCTCTTAGATTCAATAAATTCAGTGGATAAAACTAATTACACTTCTTTGGTAGAAATAATTTTAAAAGAAAATCAATAG
- a CDS encoding DUF1599 domain-containing protein codes for MSNTSKEYDAVIAKCRSLFINKMSDYGSAWRILRLPSLTDQIFIKAQRIRSLQQNDVRKVDEGEVSEFIGIINYCVMALVQLEKGVVEQPDMDTKEATELYDQNIGITKQLMLDKNHDYGEAWRDMRVSSLTDLILQKLLRVKQIEDNAGKTIVSEGIDANYQDMINYAVFAMIHLGEGK; via the coding sequence ATGTCTAATACGTCCAAAGAATACGATGCGGTAATTGCCAAATGTCGAAGCTTATTTATAAACAAAATGAGTGATTACGGAAGTGCATGGCGAATTTTGAGATTACCATCTTTAACTGATCAAATCTTTATAAAAGCGCAGCGTATACGTAGTTTGCAACAAAACGATGTTAGAAAGGTAGATGAAGGAGAAGTAAGTGAGTTTATCGGGATTATAAATTACTGTGTCATGGCTTTAGTGCAACTCGAAAAAGGTGTTGTCGAACAGCCAGATATGGACACTAAAGAAGCTACTGAACTTTACGACCAAAATATTGGTATAACAAAACAACTAATGTTGGATAAAAATCATGATTATGGCGAAGCATGGCGAGATATGCGTGTTAGTAGCCTAACAGATTTGATTTTACAGAAATTATTACGAGTTAAACAAATTGAAGATAATGCTGGCAAAACAATTGTGAGTGAAGGTATTGACGCCAACTATCAAGATATGATTAATTACGCAGTTTTTGCAATGATTCACTTAGGTGAAGGAAAATAG
- a CDS encoding DUF2892 domain-containing protein, which yields MKKNVSNIDKGLRVLIALIITLLYYFNIIDDTLAYILMGLAIVLLITGLINFCPLYKILGVSTCKIKN from the coding sequence ATGAAAAAAAATGTAAGTAACATTGACAAAGGACTTAGGGTTCTTATCGCTTTGATTATAACACTACTATATTATTTTAATATTATTGATGACACACTTGCATACATATTAATGGGACTTGCGATTGTTTTACTGATAACTGGTCTAATTAATTTTTGTCCTTTATACAAGATTCTAGGTGTTAGTACGTGTAAAATAAAAAACTAA
- a CDS encoding MBL fold metallo-hydrolase, giving the protein MKIEQLYTGCLAQGAYYIESEGEVAIIDPLRETQQYVDKVEANNAKIKYIFETHFHADFVSGHVDLAKKTGATIVFGPGASTEYDIHSASDNEEFKLGKLTIKVLHTPGHTLESSTYLLIDENGKDHAIFSGDTLFLGDVGRPDLAIKSDLTKEDLAAMLFDSLRNKIMPLADDVIVYPAHGAGSACGKNLSKETVGLLGEQKKTNYALRPDMTKAEFVEEVLDGIAPPPQYFAKNAMMNKTGYSTFEDVLKKGDSPLNPEEFEALANHESALVLDVRPQSEFIKSHIPNSIFIGLNGGFAPWVGALITDIKQPIILVAPNGKEAEAVTRLSRVGYDNTLGYLQGGIDAWIGSGRDIETLESISADTFAERVKSGDINILDVRKDGEYTASHLEDAQHFALDFINDNMNEVDKNKTYHIHCAGGYRSVIAASILKARGYNNLVDVAGGFGAIKKTDLPTTDFVCPSTL; this is encoded by the coding sequence ATGAAAATAGAACAATTATATACAGGTTGCCTCGCACAAGGTGCCTATTACATAGAATCCGAAGGAGAAGTTGCTATTATTGACCCTTTAAGAGAGACACAGCAATACGTAGATAAAGTTGAAGCTAATAATGCTAAAATCAAATATATTTTTGAAACTCACTTTCACGCTGATTTTGTTTCAGGTCATGTTGATTTAGCAAAAAAAACTGGTGCGACTATCGTTTTTGGACCAGGAGCAAGCACCGAATACGACATACATTCTGCATCAGATAATGAAGAATTTAAACTTGGTAAACTAACAATTAAAGTACTTCATACACCAGGTCACACTTTAGAATCATCGACTTATTTATTGATTGACGAAAACGGGAAAGATCATGCGATTTTTTCTGGTGACACTTTATTTTTAGGAGATGTAGGACGTCCTGATTTGGCCATAAAGTCAGACTTAACAAAAGAAGATTTAGCCGCAATGCTTTTTGATTCTTTACGTAACAAAATCATGCCTCTAGCTGATGATGTTATCGTATATCCTGCTCATGGTGCAGGTTCTGCTTGCGGAAAAAACTTAAGCAAAGAAACTGTTGGTCTATTGGGCGAGCAGAAAAAAACAAATTATGCTTTACGTCCTGACATGACTAAAGCAGAATTTGTAGAAGAAGTTTTGGATGGTATTGCACCACCTCCGCAATATTTTGCTAAAAATGCAATGATGAATAAAACAGGCTATTCAACTTTTGAAGATGTTTTGAAGAAAGGAGATTCTCCACTAAACCCAGAAGAGTTTGAGGCCTTAGCAAACCACGAATCCGCTTTAGTTTTAGATGTACGCCCTCAATCTGAATTTATAAAAAGTCATATCCCAAATTCAATTTTCATTGGATTAAATGGAGGATTTGCACCTTGGGTTGGCGCCTTAATAACTGATATAAAACAACCGATAATTTTAGTTGCGCCTAACGGCAAGGAAGCAGAAGCCGTAACACGTTTATCTCGTGTAGGTTACGATAACACATTAGGTTATTTACAAGGCGGAATAGATGCCTGGATAGGCTCAGGAAGAGATATAGAAACATTAGAATCTATTTCTGCAGATACATTTGCCGAACGCGTAAAATCAGGTGACATTAATATTTTGGACGTACGCAAAGACGGAGAATATACGGCATCACATCTTGAAGATGCTCAACATTTTGCATTAGACTTTATCAACGACAATATGAATGAAGTTGATAAAAACAAAACTTATCACATCCATTGTGCAGGCGGTTATCGTTCTGTTATCGCTGCTTCTATACTAAAAGCTAGAGGTTACAATAATTTGGTTGATGTTGCTGGTGGTTTTGGAGCTATTAAAAAAACAGATTTACCGACGACAGACTTTGTCTGTCCTTCAACTCTGTAA
- a CDS encoding heavy-metal-associated domain-containing protein: protein MEKKALKIQNLKCHGCANTIIKQLLKLDGISDVTVNNDTDEVFLNVETDNQLELVTKKLSDLGYPLVSQNNSLPKKAKSYVSCAVGRMSK from the coding sequence ATGGAAAAAAAAGCTTTAAAAATTCAGAATCTGAAGTGTCATGGTTGTGCAAACACGATTATAAAGCAACTTTTAAAATTAGATGGTATTTCGGATGTAACTGTTAATAACGATACAGATGAAGTTTTTTTAAATGTTGAAACTGACAATCAATTGGAGTTGGTAACTAAAAAGCTTTCTGACTTGGGTTATCCATTAGTTAGCCAAAACAACTCTTTACCAAAAAAAGCTAAATCTTACGTGAGTTGTGCTGTTGGTAGAATGAGTAAATAA
- a CDS encoding M57 family metalloprotease gives MKNLTKNWLILLSALALTFTACEKDGNAEEEVLNIDDSFLNTTNLENRTVITDTALLNSIKSLDIDVGTVSVGNFHLPDGTVEERIYIGNDITFTRDELELLINPESNGRQYRTFNLVEGANRTIDILGYTGGSQALSSKAQTALQWSVNNYNNLNTTLQFNLTFGTNFQAADMVVYDNTVNTPNSQGGVAGFPNSSGEPNKFVQIYNIEQFSTNVNEHVITHEIGHSVGFRHSDWFDRLSCPASSQGNEGTGSDGAVHIPGTPTGRDLTSVMQACFSTSEDGEFNGNDIIALEFMYPEAPTGPCDGVSEWQSGVSYSIGDRVTYFGNLYERVSSGWTLLGPCN, from the coding sequence ATGAAGAATTTAACCAAAAATTGGCTCATACTTTTATCTGCGTTAGCATTAACTTTTACTGCCTGTGAAAAGGACGGAAATGCGGAAGAAGAAGTATTAAATATTGATGATAGCTTTCTTAATACGACTAACTTAGAGAATAGAACTGTAATAACCGATACGGCTTTATTGAACTCGATAAAATCTTTAGACATAGATGTAGGTACAGTATCTGTAGGTAATTTTCATTTACCAGATGGAACAGTAGAAGAAAGAATTTACATTGGTAACGATATTACATTCACTAGAGATGAGCTAGAATTACTAATAAATCCAGAAAGTAATGGTCGTCAATATCGCACGTTTAATTTGGTAGAAGGAGCCAATAGAACAATAGATATTTTAGGTTATACTGGCGGTAGTCAAGCACTATCTTCAAAAGCACAAACTGCCTTGCAATGGTCAGTTAACAATTATAATAACTTAAATACTACCTTACAATTTAATTTAACTTTTGGAACAAATTTTCAAGCTGCTGATATGGTGGTTTATGACAATACAGTAAATACGCCAAATAGTCAAGGTGGCGTTGCTGGTTTTCCAAATTCTAGTGGAGAGCCAAATAAGTTTGTTCAGATTTATAATATCGAACAGTTTTCTACAAACGTAAATGAGCATGTAATTACTCACGAAATTGGTCATTCTGTTGGATTTAGACACTCTGATTGGTTTGATAGATTAAGTTGTCCAGCCTCTTCTCAAGGTAATGAAGGTACAGGTTCAGACGGTGCAGTTCATATTCCAGGTACGCCAACAGGAAGAGATTTGACATCCGTAATGCAAGCTTGTTTCTCTACAAGTGAAGATGGAGAATTTAATGGAAATGATATAATAGCTTTAGAGTTTATGTATCCGGAAGCTCCAACTGGTCCTTGCGATGGTGTTTCTGAGTGGCAAAGTGGTGTAAGCTATAGCATTGGTGACCGTGTTACTTATTTTGGAAACTTATATGAGCGCGTATCTAGTGGCTGGACATTGTTAGGTCCTTGTAACTAA
- a CDS encoding ABC transporter permease has product MLNYLLNKIFYAVLTLVGVVTVIFLLFTVLPGDPAKMMLGQNQTAEQVEAVKKKYGFDKPLGTQYLYYLNDLSPISFHSTKTEDYTYFDDNKYSGLRLFTISKTTTAIKLPYLRASFAKQGKKVSQVIGETLPNTFVLAVSAIIIAMILGLIFGVISALKKDTWIDRSIQVFSTLGMSVPSFFSAILFAWLFGFVLHKYTNLEMTGSLYELDDFGETVNIKWKNLILPAIVLGIRPLAVIIQLMRNSLLEVMNQDYVRTARAKGLSEFQIIKNHAIKNALNPVVTAISGWFASMLAGAVFVEYIFGWNGLGKEIVNALNTLDLPVIMGAVLVIATSFIIINILVDMIYAMLDPRVKLT; this is encoded by the coding sequence CTGCTCAACTACTTACTAAATAAAATCTTTTATGCAGTTCTTACATTAGTAGGAGTAGTTACAGTTATATTTTTATTGTTTACCGTTTTACCTGGTGACCCAGCAAAAATGATGCTAGGACAAAATCAAACAGCAGAGCAGGTCGAAGCTGTAAAAAAGAAGTATGGCTTTGATAAACCTCTTGGAACTCAATACTTGTATTATCTAAACGATTTATCGCCAATATCATTTCATTCTACTAAAACAGAAGATTATACTTATTTTGATGATAATAAATATTCAGGTTTAAGATTATTCACTATTAGTAAAACTACAACTGCAATCAAATTACCTTACTTAAGAGCGTCATTTGCAAAACAAGGGAAAAAAGTAAGTCAAGTCATTGGCGAGACCTTACCAAATACATTTGTTTTAGCAGTATCGGCAATAATTATTGCTATGATTTTAGGATTGATTTTTGGCGTGATTTCGGCGTTGAAAAAGGATACTTGGATTGATAGAAGTATTCAAGTTTTCAGCACATTAGGAATGAGTGTTCCTTCTTTTTTTAGTGCCATTTTGTTTGCTTGGTTATTTGGTTTTGTATTACATAAATACACAAATTTAGAAATGACAGGTAGTCTTTACGAGCTTGATGATTTTGGGGAAACTGTAAACATTAAATGGAAAAATCTGATTCTGCCAGCAATTGTTTTAGGTATTAGACCTTTGGCTGTAATTATTCAACTCATGAGAAACTCATTACTTGAAGTGATGAATCAAGATTACGTTCGTACGGCCAGAGCAAAAGGCTTGAGTGAGTTTCAGATTATAAAAAACCATGCAATTAAAAATGCTTTAAATCCTGTAGTAACTGCAATTTCTGGTTGGTTTGCTTCTATGCTTGCTGGTGCTGTTTTTGTAGAATATATTTTTGGGTGGAATGGCCTTGGAAAAGAGATTGTAAATGCATTAAATACTTTGGACTTACCTGTTATTATGGGTGCAGTATTAGTTATTGCTACAAGTTTTATTATTATTAATATACTAGTTGATATGATATATGCTATGCTTGACCCACGAGTTAAACTCACGTAG